A genomic segment from Bufo bufo chromosome 8, aBufBuf1.1, whole genome shotgun sequence encodes:
- the LOC120977608 gene encoding uncharacterized protein LOC120977608 — MKLCASFKKLCKVFSVIFATFSLVYLIYIIVFVKVGLPNGSFTFTLLKSTTSKYPVCKPNVIQDTIVKVKNSKTFLVSAYLDFRSSRIVRILGITYRNEPDSLLCDFCQIYTNICILAEHQVHTDHFDFPYGTTDLLCNVQGNVAPEYVSLYPKDNPEPVFLKIQNIDEQFNVLEPDFQYNFIICISAMFGAYSNELQFIQSMEMYRMLGAQKVIIYHTESSLHMQKILSYYIDLNFKSPAVLKINGTLLQLHDTTIKKKSA, encoded by the coding sequence ATGAAGCTATGTGCATCGTTCAAGAAACTCTGTAAAGTCTTTTCTGTCATTTTTGCGACTTTCTCCCTGGTCTACTTGATATACATTATCGTGTTTGTAAAAGTTGGTTTGCCTAATGGTTCCTTCACCTTCACCCTCCTCAAATCAACAACGTCAAAATATCCAGTATGTAAGCCCAACGTAATACAAGATACCATTGTCAAAGTCAAAAACAGTAAAACCTTCCTTGTATCGGCCTACTTGGACTTTCGTTCTAGCAGGATTGTCCGAATTTTGGGCATAACCTATCGAAATGAACCCGATTCTTTGCTGTGTGACTTTTGTCAAATTTACACAAATATCTGCATTTTGGCAGAGCATCAAGTCCACACTGACCATTTTGATTTTCCTTATGGTACAACAGATCTTCTATGCAACGTTCAGGGCAACGTAGCCCCTGAATACGTATCTCTGTACCCAAAGGACAACCCTGAACCTGTATTCCTTAAAATACAAAACATTGATGAACAGTTTAATGTATTAGAGCCTGATTTCCAGTATAACTTTATTATTTGCATCTCAGCCATGTTTGGTGCCTACAGCAATGAACTTCAGTTTATTCAGTCAATGGAGATGTACCGCATGTTGGGTGCCCAAAAAGTGATCATTTACCACACTGAATCTAGTCTACATATGCAGAAAATTCTGTCTTATTACATagacttgaactttaaatcaccTGCGGTCTTGAAAATAAACGGTACACTCCTGCAATTACATGATACCACAATAAAGAAAAAGAGTGCTTGA